The window CCTGCTTTCCCCCGTAGGGCGTATGCGGTATTAGCGTTCCTTTCGAAACGTTGTCCCCCACTAATAGGCAGATTCCTAAGCATTACTCACCCGTCCGCCGCTAGGAAATGTAGCAAGCTACATCTCCCCGCTCGACTTGCATGTGTTAAGCCTGCCGCCAGCGTTCAATCTGAGCCATGATCAAACTCTTCAGTTTAAAATCAATAGTGCTTTATTCAAAACACCAAATCTGGCTCATCAATTTTCTGACATTAATTTCTCAAATAAACTTCGAGTAATTTCTACCATCAATCAATGAAAATTATTTCGATCGATCAACCGGTAAAAACCCACACAAGTTGTTCTTCATATTCTCTTAATGATCTATCTGCGCCTCATCAGCAACAGATTCAACACATAAAACTTAACGTTTTGTTCCGCTTACCGTGTTGATGTGGGCTATTCTATACATTTTAAAAACAAGCGCAACCCCTTTTCTAAATTAATTTAGAAAAACCAGCTTACTCGTATATTTTTTAATCCAAGAAGTTATTTTTAGCGCAAAAAACAGCTTTTGCATAGCTTTTTTACACATTCACACACTTTCGCGCTTCTCAAAAAATCCTCAAAAAAAGGCCAGCGACTGCCGGCCTTGGAACTTTCATGCTTTTAAGCATGCTTTAAAGTGCTAATTCGCCTGTTCTGCAAGCCATGACATAAATTTTTGACGCTCCTGCTTTGATGATTTTTGCCAAAGCTGAACCAGCTGCTGATCCGCAGTCCCAGTTCCTGACACAAAAGCCGCCTGTGCATAAACAGGCGCAGGCTGGTTTGCAGGCGCAGCTGTCTTGGTTTTAGTTAAATCGACAGATGAACTGCCAAAAGCACCTGTACTGAACCATGTTTTCTGCTCCGCCTTTGCGCCGGCCTGCTTTACCAGCAGCCGCTTTTGCTGATCATAAAGCCCAATAATTGGCTGATCTTTATATTTCTGGGCAGCATCAAAATCTTTTGGTGCATCAATCAGCGCCAAGCGGTAATTTTCGCCATCTTTCAATACCGGTGTTTTTACAGTCACAATGCCTGATCTTAAAATATCATGTGAATTATCGGCATGCTGAAAGAATTCCGTATAACGGACGCTGATTGCATTTTCACCGGCATCAAGCTTGTATTGCTGATTTGAGCGCAATAGCCCTGCACTGACTTCCTGATCATTGACAGCGACAATTTTGATTTCTTCCGGAGCCGTTACGGTAACTGCTGAAAAAGCAGCGCTGCTGACCATCATTGCCGCAATTGCCGCAGTTAATCTTAAAGCCATTTAGATTACTCTTATCGATTGTTAAAGTTTCATTGCACTATGCAATGCATTAATGACAATTTTATGACAAGCTGATTTTGAATAGCTTTATTCAGCGCACCCGCTAGCAGCGTAACGACTTCATGCCTTATGCAGAAGAGGGCGCATTATGGCGCCCTCTTCAAACCCACTGTAAAATCTATGCGCAATTAATTGAAGCTTTTGAAGCGCTCGGAATCCGCCATAAATGTTTTCTCTCCCGCCGGCGCCTCGATAGAACCAAACACCAGTTGCGCGCGCAGTTTCCAGTGTGCAGGAATGTCAAAAGCCTGCGCAGTTTCCGCATCAATAACTGGATTATAGTGCTGCAAAGACGCGCCGATGCTTTTTTCAGCCAGCGCTGTCCATACGGCGAACTGCGCAATGCCTGTTGAATGCTCAGACCAAGCAGGGAAATGGTCTGCATATAAAGTAAATTGCTCCTGCAGCGCTTTGACTACATCCTGATCTTCATAAAACAAAGCAGTGCCGTAGCCGGCTTCAAAACTGCTGATCTTCGCATCGGTATTGGCAAAAGCTTCTGCAGGAACAAGCTTGCGCAAGGCTTCACGGACTATATTCCAAAACTTGACATGTGATGCGCCATATAAAGTGACCACGCGTGAAGTTTGCGAGTTGAATGCTGAAGGGCTGAAGCGGACCGCTTCCTGAATGGTTTGCTCAATTGAACTTTGATCAAGCTTTACGTTTCTGCCAATGGCATAAATGGTGCGGCGCTGCTTAATTTGATCTAAAAATGACATATCAGAACCTCTTTTTGTTTTCAGCCAGATGAGTGTGATGAAATCATCATATGCTATTTTTCCGCCGCCCACACGGCCAAAACCACGACATTGTGTTTTATTTATAGAACAA is drawn from Acinetobacter sp. WCHAc010034 and contains these coding sequences:
- a CDS encoding nitroreductase family protein — its product is MSFLDQIKQRRTIYAIGRNVKLDQSSIEQTIQEAVRFSPSAFNSQTSRVVTLYGASHVKFWNIVREALRKLVPAEAFANTDAKISSFEAGYGTALFYEDQDVVKALQEQFTLYADHFPAWSEHSTGIAQFAVWTALAEKSIGASLQHYNPVIDAETAQAFDIPAHWKLRAQLVFGSIEAPAGEKTFMADSERFKSFN
- a CDS encoding DUF2057 family protein gives rise to the protein MALRLTAAIAAMMVSSAAFSAVTVTAPEEIKIVAVNDQEVSAGLLRSNQQYKLDAGENAISVRYTEFFQHADNSHDILRSGIVTVKTPVLKDGENYRLALIDAPKDFDAAQKYKDQPIIGLYDQQKRLLVKQAGAKAEQKTWFSTGAFGSSSVDLTKTKTAAPANQPAPVYAQAAFVSGTGTADQQLVQLWQKSSKQERQKFMSWLAEQAN